In Lepus europaeus isolate LE1 chromosome 23, mLepTim1.pri, whole genome shotgun sequence, a single genomic region encodes these proteins:
- the LOC133752288 gene encoding protein BTG4-like, producing MRDEIATVSFLTKLVKKHDKLSKQQIEDFAEKLMTVLFETYSGHWHSDRPAKGQGFRCIRINNNQNKDPILERACAESHVDFSHLGLPKVMTIWVDPFEVCFRYGEKNHPFTIASFKGRQEEWELSQQIGYAVNKVTLDHSSGMSSDEENCCREPQIIPKVSNPKSIYQVENLKQNFRSWFQMSCRKHVADGHVGLLGSACHTVYKNPRCYRPAMRRVDRHHWVNTNR from the exons ATGAGAGATGAAATTGCAACAGTTTCCTTTCTCACAAAactggt aaaaaaacatgacaaaCTGAGTAAGCAACAAATAGAAGACTTTGCAGAAAAGCTGATGACAGTCTTGTTTGAGACCTACAGCGGTCACTGGCACTCCGATCGCCCTGCTAAAGGGCAAGGCTTCAGGTGTATCAGGATCAACAACAACCAGAATAAAGATCCCATTTTAGAAAGGGCTTGTGCCGAGAGTCATGTAGATTTTTCTCACCTGGGACTTCCAAAGGTGATGACCATATGGGTAGATCCCTTTGAAGTGTGCTTCAGGTATGGTGAGAAAAAtcatccattcacaatagcttcttttaaaggcagacagGAGGAATGGGAACTCTCCCAACAAATCGGTTATGCTGTTAATAAAGTCACGTTGGACCACTCCTCCGGCATGTCCTCTGATGAAGAAAATTGTTGCAGAGAACCTCAGATCATCCCTAAAGTCAGCAATCCGAAGAGCATTTATCAGGTTGAAAACTTGAAACAGAACTTTCGATCTTGGTTCCAAATGTCCTGCAGAAAGCACGTGGCAGATGGCCACGTGGGCCTCCTGGGAAGTGCCTGTCACACTGTATATAAGAACCCCAGGTGTTACAGGCCTGCTATGCGCCGGGTGGACCGACACCACTGGGTCAACACAAACCGATAA